The following are encoded in a window of Pieris napi chromosome 23, ilPieNapi1.2, whole genome shotgun sequence genomic DNA:
- the LOC125061625 gene encoding uncharacterized protein LOC125061625 — MAFSVSPITENDVEAVLKFMKRTFYVDEPIYKAVGYCTSENDDTFDSDEYCRHILPGVSYQAKDNDGNIIGALLCDICPVANPTIYTHALRDCRSPGYKTIIQMCIVREMLTEIWSKFPNDVNLIEVKMASTDSQWRNKGVMNRLMVEVENAAKENNIRLLRMETSSAYSAKSAERRGFKCIFKRLYTDFQLDGKPFIVTEPPHVDDRVYVKELF; from the exons ATGGCCTTCTCTGTTAGCCCCATAACTGAAAACGACGTAGAGGCTGTGCTCAAATTCATGAAACG AACATTCTATGTCGATGAGCCGATTTACAAGGCTGTAGGGTACTGCACGTCTGAGAATGATGACACATTTGATTCAGATGAATATTGTAGGCACATTTTACCAGGAGTATCCTATCAAGCAAAGGATAACGATGGCAACATTATCGGTGCACTTTTATGCGATATTTGCCCGGTTGCAAAT CCGACAATTTATACCCACGCTCTTAGAGATTGCCGATCTCCAggatataaaacaattattcaaatgtGTATAGTTCGTGAAATGCTAACAGAAATTTGGAGCAAGTTTCCAAATGATGTGAACTTGATTGAAGTCAAGATGGCGTCTACTGACTCACAATGGCGGAATAAAGGAGTCATGAATCGGCTAATGGTTGAAGTGGA AAACGCagcaaaagaaaacaatatcCGATTACTCCGAATGGAAACCTCCAGTGCGTACTCTGCCAAATCGGCCGAAAGGCGTGGatttaagtgtatttttaaacGGCTTTATACTGATTTCCAGCTTGACGGTAAACCATTCATTGTAACCGAACCACCACATGTAGACGATCGTGTATATGTGAAGGaactgttttaa